AGACGTCATGGACGACTTTATCGTCGCCTCGAACGCCGCCGACCTCATTAGCGAGGGCGCACTCGCACTGCGAACGCTCGATGAGGCTCCCGAGAATTCGCTGTTGATCACCGACGATCGCGTTATTGCGATCGTGCACGCTGGCGACCGCGTCGGTGGCCTCATCACCGACGACGAGAGCTTCGTCGAGGACACCTACGACACCTACGCCGCCCGCTGGGAGGGCGCATCCGCGTTCAATCTCCGGACCCCGCCGATTACGGACGTCCGCGAGACCCTCTCCGAGGAGATCAGCCCCGAGGCCGAAGCCGACTTCACGTCGATTCTCAACTCGCTCGAGACCGCCCGCGGCGACGGAGACGGTCTCGACGAAGTGACGATTTCGCTGCTCGTCGCCGCCAAGAACGAGGCCCTGCTGTACGACATCAGCAAGTGGGGCGAGGACGTCGGTATCGCCTCCAAAGCGACCTTCAGCCGGACGAAGACCAAACTCGAGGACATGGGTCTGATCGACACCGAGAAGGTCCCGATCGACGTCGGTCGCCCGCGTCTGCGCCTGAAGATCGGCGACGAGCGCCTCAGCGAGGCCGACAACGGCCAGCTCGCGACGGTCGCCCAGAGCATCCTCAACTGAACCACCGTTGACTCTGCGGGCGCGGC
The genomic region above belongs to Natronorubrum halophilum and contains:
- the tbsP gene encoding transcriptional regulator TbsP, with protein sequence MTSNLLNHQIDDILESVLEEATGDVYMVNPSADAIEEFVSVATEFDGERPSVHMLADERTLKDVMDDFIVASNAADLISEGALALRTLDEAPENSLLITDDRVIAIVHAGDRVGGLITDDESFVEDTYDTYAARWEGASAFNLRTPPITDVRETLSEEISPEAEADFTSILNSLETARGDGDGLDEVTISLLVAAKNEALLYDISKWGEDVGIASKATFSRTKTKLEDMGLIDTEKVPIDVGRPRLRLKIGDERLSEADNGQLATVAQSILN